Proteins from a genomic interval of Musa acuminata AAA Group cultivar baxijiao chromosome BXJ1-9, Cavendish_Baxijiao_AAA, whole genome shotgun sequence:
- the LOC135594421 gene encoding heavy metal-associated isoprenylated plant protein 47-like isoform X2 gives MKKIVIRVQIKCDKCRSKAMQLVAEADGVDSVAIEGENKDQLVIVGDGVDPANVTLVLRKKVGRATIVKVEEVKKDAEKKPETTVQWYPNYPPCPQTVWYDCESSSSNPNACSIM, from the exons ATGAAG AAGATAGTGATCAGAGTGCAGATAAAGTGCGACAAGTGCCGATCCAAAGCCATGCAGCTCGTTGCTGAAGCAG ACGGGGTTGATTCAGTCGCGATAGAAGGGGAGAACAAGGATCAACTGGTGATCGTCGGCGACGGCGTCGATCCCGCCAACGTAACATTAGTTCTGAGGAAGAAAGTTGGCCGCGCGACCATAGTGAAGGTGGAGGAAGTGAAGAAGGATGCAGAGAAGAAACCAGAAACCACGGTGCAATGGTATCCCAATTACCCTCCGTGTCCTCAGACGGTGTGGTATGATTGTGAAAGCAGCAGCTCTAATCCAAATGCTTGTTCCATCATGTAA
- the LOC135594421 gene encoding heavy metal-associated isoprenylated plant protein 47-like isoform X1, translating into MKQKIVIRVQIKCDKCRSKAMQLVAEADGVDSVAIEGENKDQLVIVGDGVDPANVTLVLRKKVGRATIVKVEEVKKDAEKKPETTVQWYPNYPPCPQTVWYDCESSSSNPNACSIM; encoded by the exons ATGAAG CAGAAGATAGTGATCAGAGTGCAGATAAAGTGCGACAAGTGCCGATCCAAAGCCATGCAGCTCGTTGCTGAAGCAG ACGGGGTTGATTCAGTCGCGATAGAAGGGGAGAACAAGGATCAACTGGTGATCGTCGGCGACGGCGTCGATCCCGCCAACGTAACATTAGTTCTGAGGAAGAAAGTTGGCCGCGCGACCATAGTGAAGGTGGAGGAAGTGAAGAAGGATGCAGAGAAGAAACCAGAAACCACGGTGCAATGGTATCCCAATTACCCTCCGTGTCCTCAGACGGTGTGGTATGATTGTGAAAGCAGCAGCTCTAATCCAAATGCTTGTTCCATCATGTAA
- the LOC135594422 gene encoding NDR1/HIN1-like protein 13, with product MPPRLSSPYGLRPPKSATTTPMKPGSPALQAPPLSEFYDSRTRMQRLLQPRHKTSPLIWCGAVVCVVFSLLLILAGVITLIIFLVVKPRNPSLDLTAASLNTIYIDSSTYLNSDFTFLANFSNPNHKIEFTFEYLGVELYFHDRIIAVQAVQPFAQQTGESRLESVHMVSSEVSLPPGLALQLQQQVRSNSVVYSIRGTFKVKASLGAGHFSYWIYPRCDVELSAPPNGVLVAKRCRMKS from the coding sequence ATGCCTCCTCGTCTCAGCTCCCCTTACGGCCTCCGACCTCCTAAGTCAGCCACCACCACACCCATGAAACCAGGGTCACCGGCGCTGCAGGCGCCACCGTTGTCGGAGTTCTACGACTCGCGAACGAGGATGCAACGCCTCCTCCAACCTCGCCACAAAACGAGCCCCTTGATATGGTGTGGTGCAGTCGTGTGCGTCGTCTTCAGTCTTCTCCTCATCCTCGCGGGGGTCATCACGCTCATCATCTTCCTCGTCGTCAAGCCGAGGAACCCCTCGCTGGATCTGACCGCCGCAAGCCTTAACACCATCTACATCGACTCCTCCACGTACCTAAATAGCGACTTCACCTTCCTCGCCAACTTCTCCAACCCGAACCACAAGATAGAGTTCACGTTCGAGTACTTGGGCGTGGAGCTGTACTTCCACGACCGGATCATCGCGGTCCAGGCGGTGCAGCCTTTCGCTCAGCAGACAGGCGAGTCGAGGCTGGAGTCGGTGCACATGGTATCCAGCGAGGTGTCCCTTCCACCTGGCCTTGCCCTCCAGCTGCAGCAGCAGGTGAGAAGCAACAGTGTCGTGTACAGTATTAGGGGAACCTTCAAGGTGAAGGCAAGTCTGGGCGCAGGCCACTTCTCTTACTGGATCTACCCTCGCTGCGACGTTGAGCTGAGTGCTCCTCCAAATGGGGTGCTGGTGGCAAAACGTTGCAGAATGAAGTCTTGA
- the LOC103999246 gene encoding protein ALUMINUM SENSITIVE 3: MFSPRSILDLLRSMDLYGQSSSWMGFLGGMIKPVVSTAVVVMAVVLSFSQKLGLEGEMVQATVRSFLQLSVVGFVLQFIFAQKNAGWVLLAYLFMVSVAGYTAGRRAAHVPRGKWIAGASILIGTTATMFLPIALDVLPFTPQFFIPVSGMMVGHAMAVTGVTMKQLHEDIKAQRNLVEAALALGATPRQATMQQATRSLVVALSPDLDSVKTVGLITLPGTMTGLIMGGASPMEAIQLQIVITNMLVGACVMSSILSTYLCLPVFFTKAYQLDHHVLAAAN; encoded by the exons ATGTTTTCTCCACGTTCCATCCTTGATTTGCTCCGATCCATGGATCTCTACGGCCAGTCTTCTTCTTGGATGGGCTTCCTCGGAGGGATGATCAAGCCTGTGGTCTCGACGGCCGTGGTGGTGATGGCGGTGGTCCTGTCCTTCTCTCAAAAGCTTGGGCTTGAAGGGGAGATGGTTCAGGCCACTGTGAGATCCTTCCTCCAGCTCTCTGTTGTTGGTTTTGTGCTTCAGTTCATCTTCGCCCAGAAGAATGCTGGATGGGTTTTGCTTGCCTACTTGTTCATG GTATCGGTTGCTGGCTACACCGCAGGAAGGCGGGCGGCACACGTACCTCGCGGGAAGTGGATTGCCGGCGCATCCATCTTGATTGGAACAACGGCGACCATGTTCTTGCCCATCGCATTGGATGTTCTACCTTTCACGCCCCAGTTCTTCATCCCTGTTTCCGGGATGATGGTTGGTCACGCAATGGCCGTCACCGGAGTCACGATGAAGCAGCTCCATGAAGACATCAAGGCCCAGAGGAACCTG GTGGAAGCGGCATTGGCTCTCGGCGCAACTCCTCGTCAAGCGACGATGCAGCAGGCGACGAGATCGCTGGTGGTGGCGCTGTCGCCGGACCTTGACAGCGTCAAGACCGTCGGCCTCATCACCCTGCCCGGGACCATGACAGGCCTCATAATGGGCGGCGCGTCTCCAATGGAGGCAATCCAGCTGCAGATAGTCATCACCAACATGCTTGTCGGGGCTTGTGTGATGAGCAGCATCCTTTCCACCTACCTGTGCCTGCCTGTGTTCTTCACCAAAGCTTACCAATTGGATCACCATGTGCTTGCTGCTGCAAATTGA